The following DNA comes from Candidatus Methylomirabilota bacterium.
GCCGGGTGACGTGGTGATGTCGGGGCCGCAGGCCGACATCCTGCCGGGCAACGCCCTGCCGATCCGGAACATCCCGCTCGGCACGCTGGTGCACAACGTGGAGCTGCAGCCCGGCAAGGGCGGTCAGCTCTGCCGCAGCGCGGGCACCCTGGCCCAGCTGCTGGCCAAGGAAGGCGATCACGCGAACATCAAGCTGCCCTCCGGCGAGGTGCGGCAGGTGAAGCTCGACTGCATGGCCACCATCGGCCAGGTCGGCAACCTGGACCACGAGAACATCTCGATCGGCAAGGCGGGACGGGTGCGGTGGAAGGGCTTCCGTCCCACCGTCCGCGGCACCGTGATGAACCCGGTGGACCATCCGATGGGCGGCGGCGAGGGTCGGGGCAAGGGCAACCATCCCATGACGCCCTGGGGCAAGCCGACCAAGGGGGCCAAGACGCGGCGCCGCCAGCAGTCGGACCGCT
Coding sequences within:
- the rplB gene encoding 50S ribosomal protein L2, whose product is MGIRTVKPTSPARRYMSFLTNEEITKKTPEKSLLRPKGRTNGRNVYGRITVRHRGGGAKRMLRDVDFRREKLGIPAKVAGIEYDPNRSARIALLHYRDGEKRYIIAPLGLKPGDVVMSGPQADILPGNALPIRNIPLGTLVHNVELQPGKGGQLCRSAGTLAQLLAKEGDHANIKLPSGEVRQVKLDCMATIGQVGNLDHENISIGKAGRVRWKGFRPTVRGTVMNPVDHPMGGGEGRGKGNHPMTPWGKPTKGAKTRRRQQSDR